The genomic region CACCTTTCCTGCATACCTATATTTAGCTCTATCAAATTTTACTTTTGAAATGCCTTTGTTTAAAGCTTTCCTTGCAATGTCCTTACCAATTTCCCAAGCAGATTTAATAGTTCGGCCATTATTTACAACTCTGTTAGTTGCCTTTTTTCTGTATGTCCCTATCAGACTTGATAAATTTGGATCTTGAGAACAAGAGAAACATAATATGTGCCTGTTATAATCATCTATCACTGTAGCGTAAATATGATTGTTCGTATTTTTAATTCGTAGTCTTGGTATTCTTTTACCTTCTAGTATTTCTTTATCAACATCTAAATTTCCGGAATggggaaaattttttttctctactTTTTCCACATTTTCCTTGAGCAGATTTTGCAAAATTTT from Plasmodium malariae genome assembly, chromosome: 11 harbors:
- the PmUG01_11049800 gene encoding apicoplast ribosomal protein L18 precursor, putative, translating into MIPVFLTYFGILESFIINKRVVTSNNFFLFSFAKTKKNTTEQITTGKNKNIKGKKARKQSKILQNLLKENVEKVEKKNFPHSGNLDVDKEILEGKRIPRLRIKNTNNHIYATVIDDYNRHILCFSCSQDPNLSSLIGTYRKKATNRVVNNGRTIKSAWEIGKDIARKALNKGISKVKFDRAKYRYAGKVEALAEGARAVGLLL